In Hirschia baltica ATCC 49814, the genomic stretch GTTTCCGAGTGGCGCGAGAAATTAGCTCAAGAGCTAGACAAACCACGTTCGCGTATCCTGAAGGACGATGCTGTGCAGGAAATAGCGCAACAAAAGCCAATTGATGTAAATGCCATGGAACGACTACGCGCAGTGCCCAAAGGGTTTGCAAAATCAAAACATGGCCAAACGCTTCTTGAAGCGATCAATGCAGCTATTGCTGATCCTGATGCCTACGCACCTGAAATTCCTAAACGTCCGACAAATACCCAACCACCTGGCGCAGTGGGAGACCTTCTCAAAGTCTTGCTTAAACATGTTTCCGAAGAAGCAGATGTAGCCCCTCGTCTGATAGCAAATGCTGCGGATATTGAGCGCATTGCTTGTGATGTTGAACCAGATGTTCAGGCTATGCGGGGTTGGCGACGCGAAGTATTTGGAAATCTTGCTATCAAGTTGAAACAAGGCAAAATAGCCATCGCCATATCTGATACAGGCGTGAAAGTGTTCGACGTTTAAACCAAAGATCTCAGGATTTAATATTCCCAAAATCCTCCTCGAACTTCGTTTTGAGGAGGGCGTTAATATATGCTCAATCTAACCACTTCATCACAATATGAAAACTAGATTACAGATTTTGTCTTATTTGGCAGACCTCATTCTTTAATTTTTCCCAATATTCTAAAGGGTAGCGTCGCATACCTTTAAGCCAGATTTGTCGATCAAATCTGTGTTTGCGCAAGATAATTTGAGTCAAATCTTCACTTTTTAAAGGACACCACTCCCCAGCAACAGACCAAATATTTAGCCTCATTGCCGGATAAACTTCATTCCAAAAAATCTGTTCCAGCTCTTTGAGTGAATAATCAGTCTTAGCACATGTTTGGGCAGCGGATAATAAATAGTCGGCTTCCACATCAGCATCAAGAAACAATACATGCATGGCTACCCATGCTATTTGCCGTTTCTCAAGATCTGCTTCTGGTGGCAACATGATAGCCCCTTGCTTGCTCCTGACTATAGCTCAGCGGCAACACCTGAAAAACTCAACCGCGGTTCCATTCCCATAATGACCGCTGCCTGCCCTAGTCGTTTGCGGACCATTTCAGACATCAAATTTTTCATTTTTTCATCAACATCCAAATTAATACTGCCATCTCTGATTTCCAATCGTGAATACTTAAGAAGATCAGCAGAGCGACCAGAGAAATGCGCACCAAGCCGCATAAGTGCCCCTAAGCCACGCGCTTTACCTGACATGTCTCCATCTAAAAGCGTAGCCGACAGAGTGTGTTGAAAATTACGCTGATATCTGCATGCAATTGCCAAAGCCACAGCTGCTCTTTCTTCATGGGTCCACCCTGAAAGCGGCGCGGTTATCATCTGTTCAAATGCCATATCAGCTCTGTAATCTGGATGCATTCTAGACCCTACATCTGCAGCCAAACAAGCAGCTTCAGACAAACGTTCAGGCAGCATATGCCTTGCTGCTTGTTTCAACCAAAGACCCAATGCTGCACCAAAATCCCAATTTGACGGCGTCTCAGCAATCATGGCCTGCATACCTGATAGAAGCGGATCTTGTCTCTGCAATCCCTTATCCATCTGCTCAAATACAAGTCCTTCTCGAACCCCGTATGAACTTGTGACCACTTTGGAGAATTTACCTGCTCTCAATACACCATTTAAAACAGCCGCAGCAGCTGGCAAAGTCTTGGCTCTTTTCGACGACACATTATGCATCATAGCGAGTAGTTTTTTATCCGGTGCCTGCAACTTTTCGGTCAAATCAAGTAATTGATCCGCATCAATTTCATAGGATTGCAAAATAATCAGCGGATAATCATTCAATTCCATATGCATGCGCGCAATTGCACGCCATGCACCGCCAACCATATATAAGGTATCTCTGGATGAGGATAATTCAACAGCCCCTTCCAATTCAGTATCTATCCGTTTTCTAAGCTTCTTCGACAGTGTCACAAAATTCACCGGATCAGGTGTTTCGTGTTCCATTTCACGCAGCCATTCAGGTGGGAGCAAAGCTAATGGCCCTAACGGATATGTTGTTCCTCCAGTATAATAGCCATCATTTATAACAGACAGTTCAAGACTAGATCCGCCTAAATCACCGCTAACACCATCCGCAATTGGCTGCTGCGCAATCACACCAGTCGCAGCCAGCCTTGCCTCATCAATACCTGACATGACCCGAATATTCAGCCCAATTTCATTGCGAACTTGTGCACAAAATGCTGGACCATCTACCGCTTCACGTACAGCAGCGGTTGCAAAAGGTAACTCTTCATCAACGCCTTGAACTTGCATTAAGGTTTTAAATCTTGCCAATACTGACAATGCAGCTTCAACGCCTTGCGGATTCAGATACCCAGATTCTGTAAGTCCACGCCCAAGGCCAGCCAACACTTTTTCATTGAAACGTGCTTGGATCGCTCTGCCGACGACGTCATAAATGACAAGCCGAACAGAATTCGATCCAATATCAATAACCCCAACCCGACGTGCTTTCGCAGTGAATTTCAATTGCGAATTTTTCTGCAATACGTCGGCGATTCCCATACGATTGTCGCTTTATCCTAAAGGTTTCAATTTTGGTGGCGGCGCATATTCTAAAGCACTACCACGCCCGGAGAGACTTTGGTTTTCCATAAAGTATTCATGCACATTGAAATGATCTTCGCTTAATTCAGCATCATCAAGCGTATCAATTACACGTATAAAATGTCCATCTGATTGAAGTGCCCAACTCTGCATACGATCATTCAAGTTAGCGACCATTATTTGATCAAGAATCTGACGGTGAACAGTGGGATTTTCAATCAGTGTCATTGCTTCGACACGGCGATCTAGATTACGCGGCATCCAGTCGGCAGATGTGATATAAATTTTAGCTTCAGGCGACGGTAGACCATGTCCATTTCCAAAACACACAATGCGTGAGTGCTCTAAAAAGCGACCAACAATCGATTTTACCTCAATTGAATCGGACAACCCAGGAACACCCGGTCTCAAACAACAAATCCCACGGATAACCAGCTCTATTGTGACACCGGCCTGACTTGCTTCATACAATTTATCGATAATTTGTGGATCAACGAGTGAGTTCATTTTAGCCCAAATTGCTGCCAAACGTCCTGCTTTGGCATGCTGAATTTCCGCTTCAATGTGATTGAGCATCTCAGTCTTCATATTTAGAGGAGACATGAAGATTTTTTCAAGATGATCAGGTTCAGCATTTCCCGTCACATAGTTAAACAAGCGTCCTGCATCACGCCCGTACGCTGGAGACGCTGTAAACAATGATAAATCGGTATAAATACGTGCCGTAATCGGGTGATAATTTCCGGTTCCAAAATGTGTATATGAACGAAGTTCACCATTCTCACGGCGCACGACTAAACTAACTTTGGCGTGAGTTTTATATTCCACAAATCCATAAACAACCTGCACACCGGCACGCTCAAGATCACGCGCCCAACGCATATTCGCTTCTTCATCAAAACGCGCTTTGATTTCCACCAATGCGGTGACATTTTTTCCATCTTCTGCGGCTTCAATAAGTGCAGCGATGATGGGGCTGTCTTTTGATGTACGATAAAGTGTCTGCTTAATAGCCACTACATCAGGATCGGCCGCCGCTTGACGAATAAATCCAGCAACAACATCAAAACTTTCATATGGATGATGAACGAGAATATCTTTCTCGCGAATTGCCGCAAAAAAATCACCATTGTGCTCACGAATTCGCTCAGGAAAACGCGGCTCATATGGCTTGAAAAGTAATTCAGGGCGACGATTGTCAATGATATCGCCCAGTTGTGCGATTCCCATAATACCGTCCACCTCGACGACATCTTGCTCTTCAGCTTCAATTTCTTTGATCAAGAATTTTTTCAACGCCTCAGGAGCCTTGGCATTGATTTTCATGCGAACAATACGGCCACGACGACGACGTTTTAACAGTATTTCAAATTCGCGAATAAGGTCTTCAGCCTCTTCCTCAACCTCGATATCGCTATCACGTACAATTCTGAAAACACACCGTGCTTTTTCTTCGCAATCCCGAAACAACATGTCCAAGAAATGAGGTATTGTATTTTCTAGCGAAATAAAACGCCGCAATGGTGTGCCGTCAGCGCGTATTTGCTCTGGCAATTCAATAAAGCGATCAACTTGCGTAGGAATAGGAACCAAAGCCTGAAAAGGTGTCGTTTCCCCTTTTTTGAGCAATGTAAAACCAACAGCAAAACCAAGATTTGGAATAAATGGAAATGGGTGAGCTGGATCAATAGCTAAGGGTGTAAGAAGTGGAAAAACTTTATCTGTAAATATTTGTTTTAATGCGCCACGTTCATCGGCTTGCAGTTCATCATGATCGATTATCTCTATACCTGTCTCACGCATTTCTTTGCTGATAGACCGATAAAGACGCTGTTGCTCATTCATCAACGCACTTGTGCGTTCATTTATTCGCATCATTTGTTCACTTGGTGTCAAACCATCAAGGCTCGTTTTCGTTACACCAGCCCGCATGTATTCACGCAAACCAGCGACACGCACCATAAAAAATTCATCTAAATTATTGGCAGAAATTGAAAGGAAGCGAAGTCTTTCTAAAAGCGGGTGACGTATATTCTCGGCTTCTTCCAACACGCGTGTATTAAAATTCAACCAAGATAATTCGCGATTAAAAAAGCGCTGAGGAGACTCTTTTAGATCCTCACAAACATCATTGGAAATTTCAGACACTTCATTTTTTGAGACTGACTGTGAAGCTTTCTTACGTCTAACAGGTTTGCGAATTTCCGTTGGAACCGTCATTTGCTTTTCGCCTATCAATAATAATTTCTATTCAAAATTCGTACTTTGCTCTAGGGCTGCGATAGCCTTTCGAGCGGTTGTTCTATTTAGAGCTTTGCCAGCAGCAACCAACTCCAGTTTTTCAACAATTTCATCAATCACAAGATATGTTCTAGCCAAACGCTGAACCAAATAATCAGCGGTTTCATCTGGCAACTTCATAAACTTCGATTTGCACGCAGAAACAAGCCGAATCTTCAACGTCTCTTCATCTATTGCACCAAATTTCACAACAGGAAGAGCAGAAAGGCGGGACTGCAAGTCCAATGGCTTCATATTCCAGCTAGAAGGGTCTGTGGATCCCGAAAGGAGCAGAAATGCACCACGACTTTTACACAAATTCATGGCAGCTAGAAGCGAGCCGCCATTCGAACATGAATCAGCATTATCCACGACGAGCGCTTTCACCGACAAACCGGAAATCTCATCAATTTCTGCCGCAGATAAATCAACACCTGTGACATAGGCTGCGCCCGTGTCTTGCGCCCAATTGCGCAACATCCGTGTTTTTCCCGAACCAGCACTTCCAATTAGGCACATCTGACGTTCGGGCCAATATTCCCATCGAGACAAAGCAAGTCTCGCATCTTCAGAAGCAGGCGTCGCAATTAGCGGCTCTAAATCAGCGTCTAGCTTCGGAAAATCCAAAACCAATTGTTTTGATTTTTGAACTCCGACAAATTGATCATAGTTTGGCTTGTTTGTCGGCATCAGTACGCAACGGGCTCCAGTGACCATCCATTTTGTTCTGAAGACAAGATAACTCCGCCTGTTCTCAATTCGGCGGCTAACTGATCTGGACGGCCAGCATAAGAAAAGGACACATCGGCACCACGCACGGAAACCTTTTCAACCAGTACATTTTTAATCAAGCGAGAATTTTTTAGAGCCTTCTGAATACTCACCCACCCTTGTTGAGACGAATACCTTGCAACAGCAGATACTGATGTTTCACCAGTTACTCGAACTATGTTTTGAGTTTTCCAGACATCTTCAAGATAGCCAATGCTACCCGCCTTCGCTTCTTCTAAAGTTAGAAATGGACCAGCTGTTCCTAATGGCATACGGCTCGAATATTCTTGTCGTAGGTCATAGAGACTCACAAAATAATTCAGTCCGACCTGTTTAACGCGTGCGACTACACCGCGCTGCGCAGATACATTATAAGCATCGGACGCGATATCTTCCCAATTTACATCATTGAGGTAAATTGCCTCTGAAACTACAAAAGGCGCTAGGACGTTTGCATCTGAGCCATTCTCCCAAACGCTTGCCCACTCATCTGGATTTACGCCGCTATCAACCTCAGGAACCATCAAAGCGAGCGATGCCTGACTATCAACGAAGGGCATGTCATAGACGCGGAGGAATGCTTTTACCGCTCGCTCATCAAATTTTACGGCAAGTAAACCTAGATAGCGTGTCGCTGATTGCTTTTCATCTTGAACATCAACAGCAGCAACCAAACGCGCAGCAATACTGCTGTTAATGTAGAGCGCCTTTGCATTCGCGCGATCTTCTGCTGTGGTAATGCGTTGAAGCAATCGATTAGCTCCAATTACACGTGCCTGATCAAACGCTGTTGCACGCGCTTGTATAGAATTTTCAGCCGTTACATCAACGGCAATACCCTTGACGAGATACACATCTGCAAAACTAGCACCTGTAGCGAGCCAAAGCATCGACACAGCAGCAACAACATAGCGAACAAAACGATTCATGATAAACCTGATAACAGCCAAATGTGCCAGTTCAAAGACGTTTCACCATTTCTAAGGGCGAAAAACGCATTGATTTTCGCCGATGAATAGCAAAAGCTCGCGAAAACTTCGTTTCCACCACTGGCGAAGCCTTTCAGCTCATGTTAATTGCGCGACCCATGACAACACATGACAAAACCCCGCTCACCTATAAAGCCGCTGGCGTCGATATTGATGCTGGTGATGCGCTCATAGATAAAATCAAACCTCTTGCTGCGATGACTCGTCGGGCTGGCGCAAATGCTGACCTTGGCGGATTTGGCGGTGTTTTTGATCCCAAAGCTGCGGGTTTTGAAGATCCTGTATTGGTTTCTGGTACAGATGGTGTCGGAACGAAGCTGAAACTGGCTTTTGAGACAAATAAGCATGACACGATCGGGATCGACCTTGTTGCTATGTGCGTCAATGATGTCCTTGCCCAAGGTGCTGAACCACTGTTTTTCCTAGATTATTTTGCGACTGGACATTTAGAAACAGGCGTTGCTGAACAAGTTGTGACTGGCATAGCCAATGGTTGCAAGGAGTCTGGTTGTGCACTGATTGGCGGTGAAACAGCTGAAATGCCGGGCATGTATCAGGATGGACATTACGACCTTGCAGGCTTCGTTGTGGGTGCTGCAGAACGTGGATCTTTATTGCCTGATACAGATTCAATGCAAGCTGGGGACGCGCTAATTGCGATTGCTTCTTCAGGTCCCCACTCTAATGGATACTCGCTTGTGCGCAGTGTGGTGGAGCGTTCTGGCCTGTCTTTGACTGATTCTTCGCCGTTTAGTGATGGAAGTCTGGGTGAAGCGCTTTTGACGCCGACGAAATTATATGTGTCTGCGCTAAAGCCAATTTTAAAAGACAAACTAATCAAAGGACTAGCGCACATAACAGGCGGCGGGATCACAGAAAACACACCGCGTATGCTGCCTAAAACACTGGTGCCAGCCATTGATTTTGACAAGATTCAAGTTCTTCCCGTTTTTGAATGGATGCAAGAAGTTGGTGCCATTGATACCGAAGAAATGCGCCGCACATTCAACATGGGTGTGGGAATGATTGCGGCTGTGTCCCAAGAAAATGTGCAAACAGTGCTAGATCGCTTAAACAATGCTGGTGAAACAGCGTATATTATTGGTGAGCTTGCTGACGCATGAATGATGTCTCCGATTTAGTGGATGAAATCGCTATAGAAGAAGCTGTTGATCCCAAACGCATTGCAATTTTCATTTCGGGCACCGGCTCAAATATGGAAGCTTTGCTCGATGCATGTGAGGAAGATGGCTATCCTGCATTGCCGGTTTTAGTGCTTGCTAATAAAGCCTCCGCTGGTGGCATAGAAAAAGCAAAAGCGCGCGGCATTGCAACATCGATTGTTGACCATAAAACTTTTGGTAAAGACCGCGAAGCTTTCGAGCGCGCCATTCAGGCCGAGCTTGAAAAACATAATGTGGAATTTATCGCGCTGGCCGGTTTCATGCGTGTGTTGACCCCTTGGTTTATTGAAAAATGGGAAGGGAAAATGATCAATATTCACCCTTCTCTTTTGCCTAGCTTTCCCGGACTACACACACACCAACGCGCCATTGATGCCAAATGCCGCCTTGCCGGGTGTAGCGTGCATTTTGTGACGGCGGGCGTGGATGAAGGCCCGATTATAGGTCAGGCCGCTGTGCCAATTTTTCCAGATGATACAGCCGAAACCTTAGCAAGCCGCATTCTTATCACTGAACACAAATTATACCCTGCTTGTCTTGAGGCTGTTTTGTTGGGTGAAGATCAAACATCTTATGTGCAGATGAATGATGATCCAGACGCGCCCTTTATTATCTCTGCGCCGTAAAAGGGCTTAAAGCGGGCTCTGTTTTAGACGGATAGATCGGCATTTTGCGATAGCTTGATTTTCTCGATTTTTGTTGCGGTTGAGCCGCGCGGCGTTTGGCTAAATATCCCCATGCAAAAACATGAGATATCACCAGCAAGCATAATTCTTCTGTTGGATTGACTGTGCTTAAAATAATGATGGCACCATAGGCCAAAAACGAAACCAGCACAGGGATTAATAAAGGTGTGTCCGCCGCCATTTTTTTGCGCAGGAAGGCCACAACGCACACAGAAATCAAAATCATAAATGGCAGCAATATGCCCAAGCTGATGAGAGCTGAATATTTAAACAGGCTTGCAATGCTTAGCGTGGGCAATGTCATTTATGGGCTCCTATGTCATCAGGTGATGTCGCATTTTCCTTAGATTGGGGATGTTCTCACCTATTGTACAACTGATAGTCTTTCCATTTGGTTCCCAAAAACCTGTGATTGCTTAAAAGACATGCACAAAAATCTGCATCAAGCCTTCGGCCACTGCAGTTTGAGATATATTTCACTGATAAAAGGCGGTAAGGCGCACTTTCA encodes the following:
- a CDS encoding RNA degradosome polyphosphate kinase, whose protein sequence is MTVPTEIRKPVRRKKASQSVSKNEVSEISNDVCEDLKESPQRFFNRELSWLNFNTRVLEEAENIRHPLLERLRFLSISANNLDEFFMVRVAGLREYMRAGVTKTSLDGLTPSEQMMRINERTSALMNEQQRLYRSISKEMRETGIEIIDHDELQADERGALKQIFTDKVFPLLTPLAIDPAHPFPFIPNLGFAVGFTLLKKGETTPFQALVPIPTQVDRFIELPEQIRADGTPLRRFISLENTIPHFLDMLFRDCEEKARCVFRIVRDSDIEVEEEAEDLIREFEILLKRRRRGRIVRMKINAKAPEALKKFLIKEIEAEEQDVVEVDGIMGIAQLGDIIDNRRPELLFKPYEPRFPERIREHNGDFFAAIREKDILVHHPYESFDVVAGFIRQAAADPDVVAIKQTLYRTSKDSPIIAALIEAAEDGKNVTALVEIKARFDEEANMRWARDLERAGVQVVYGFVEYKTHAKVSLVVRRENGELRSYTHFGTGNYHPITARIYTDLSLFTASPAYGRDAGRLFNYVTGNAEPDHLEKIFMSPLNMKTEMLNHIEAEIQHAKAGRLAAIWAKMNSLVDPQIIDKLYEASQAGVTIELVIRGICCLRPGVPGLSDSIEVKSIVGRFLEHSRIVCFGNGHGLPSPEAKIYITSADWMPRNLDRRVEAMTLIENPTVHRQILDQIMVANLNDRMQSWALQSDGHFIRVIDTLDDAELSEDHFNVHEYFMENQSLSGRGSALEYAPPPKLKPLG
- a CDS encoding DUF2066 domain-containing protein — translated: MNRFVRYVVAAVSMLWLATGASFADVYLVKGIAVDVTAENSIQARATAFDQARVIGANRLLQRITTAEDRANAKALYINSSIAARLVAAVDVQDEKQSATRYLGLLAVKFDERAVKAFLRVYDMPFVDSQASLALMVPEVDSGVNPDEWASVWENGSDANVLAPFVVSEAIYLNDVNWEDIASDAYNVSAQRGVVARVKQVGLNYFVSLYDLRQEYSSRMPLGTAGPFLTLEEAKAGSIGYLEDVWKTQNIVRVTGETSVSAVARYSSQQGWVSIQKALKNSRLIKNVLVEKVSVRGADVSFSYAGRPDQLAAELRTGGVILSSEQNGWSLEPVAY
- a CDS encoding P-loop NTPase family protein; this encodes MPTNKPNYDQFVGVQKSKQLVLDFPKLDADLEPLIATPASEDARLALSRWEYWPERQMCLIGSAGSGKTRMLRNWAQDTGAAYVTGVDLSAAEIDEISGLSVKALVVDNADSCSNGGSLLAAMNLCKSRGAFLLLSGSTDPSSWNMKPLDLQSRLSALPVVKFGAIDEETLKIRLVSACKSKFMKLPDETADYLVQRLARTYLVIDEIVEKLELVAAGKALNRTTARKAIAALEQSTNFE
- a CDS encoding DUF7079 family protein; translation: MLPPEADLEKRQIAWVAMHVLFLDADVEADYLLSAAQTCAKTDYSLKELEQIFWNEVYPAMRLNIWSVAGEWCPLKSEDLTQIILRKHRFDRQIWLKGMRRYPLEYWEKLKNEVCQIRQNL
- a CDS encoding Ppx/GppA family phosphatase; this translates as MGIADVLQKNSQLKFTAKARRVGVIDIGSNSVRLVIYDVVGRAIQARFNEKVLAGLGRGLTESGYLNPQGVEAALSVLARFKTLMQVQGVDEELPFATAAVREAVDGPAFCAQVRNEIGLNIRVMSGIDEARLAATGVIAQQPIADGVSGDLGGSSLELSVINDGYYTGGTTYPLGPLALLPPEWLREMEHETPDPVNFVTLSKKLRKRIDTELEGAVELSSSRDTLYMVGGAWRAIARMHMELNDYPLIILQSYEIDADQLLDLTEKLQAPDKKLLAMMHNVSSKRAKTLPAAAAVLNGVLRAGKFSKVVTSSYGVREGLVFEQMDKGLQRQDPLLSGMQAMIAETPSNWDFGAALGLWLKQAARHMLPERLSEAACLAADVGSRMHPDYRADMAFEQMITAPLSGWTHEERAAVALAIACRYQRNFQHTLSATLLDGDMSGKARGLGALMRLGAHFSGRSADLLKYSRLEIRDGSINLDVDEKMKNLMSEMVRKRLGQAAVIMGMEPRLSFSGVAAEL
- the purN gene encoding phosphoribosylglycinamide formyltransferase, with amino-acid sequence MNDVSDLVDEIAIEEAVDPKRIAIFISGTGSNMEALLDACEEDGYPALPVLVLANKASAGGIEKAKARGIATSIVDHKTFGKDREAFERAIQAELEKHNVEFIALAGFMRVLTPWFIEKWEGKMINIHPSLLPSFPGLHTHQRAIDAKCRLAGCSVHFVTAGVDEGPIIGQAAVPIFPDDTAETLASRILITEHKLYPACLEAVLLGEDQTSYVQMNDDPDAPFIISAP
- the purM gene encoding phosphoribosylformylglycinamidine cyclo-ligase encodes the protein MTTHDKTPLTYKAAGVDIDAGDALIDKIKPLAAMTRRAGANADLGGFGGVFDPKAAGFEDPVLVSGTDGVGTKLKLAFETNKHDTIGIDLVAMCVNDVLAQGAEPLFFLDYFATGHLETGVAEQVVTGIANGCKESGCALIGGETAEMPGMYQDGHYDLAGFVVGAAERGSLLPDTDSMQAGDALIAIASSGPHSNGYSLVRSVVERSGLSLTDSSPFSDGSLGEALLTPTKLYVSALKPILKDKLIKGLAHITGGGITENTPRMLPKTLVPAIDFDKIQVLPVFEWMQEVGAIDTEEMRRTFNMGVGMIAAVSQENVQTVLDRLNNAGETAYIIGELADA